One genomic segment of Clostridium estertheticum subsp. estertheticum includes these proteins:
- a CDS encoding MFS transporter, translating to MNNKIFTRNELLFLITISLALGIRQMAMTIVMPFISTYSRTLSYSNATLAGVALGIFGLTQAIFQIPFGIWSDKIGNKRVILIGLLQVIIGLVIAFFAKSIYMLIFARALQGSGAILASGYSWLICSVDNKKRPRALSILGMIVGFFAASAFALGPLINNYISVRQMFLVCALLISLVWFIILFFLKDTHDESSCAIPENQIKIGEGIKVLLKNKKFLALNLAGFLNNYIMVSVFYIVPIYLEKITGTSGMWKIFMPAVIIAIIFMKKSIIYVEKGSSSNLIMLAFILSAIGICFYFKNQSFYFILIGSILFMTGYILLATVIPSAANDIAENSYRGAANGIINSFQYIGSFVGSVITGLLWSNYKNIALFLIIAVCIMGLFTVKKTNRGSFKKINLG from the coding sequence ATGAATAATAAAATATTTACTCGAAATGAATTATTATTTCTAATTACGATAAGTTTAGCTTTAGGAATTAGACAAATGGCAATGACCATAGTTATGCCCTTTATTTCAACCTACAGTAGAACTTTAAGCTACAGTAATGCTACTTTGGCTGGGGTAGCCCTTGGTATTTTCGGACTAACACAAGCTATCTTCCAAATCCCTTTTGGCATATGGAGTGATAAAATTGGAAATAAACGTGTTATTTTAATAGGACTTTTGCAGGTAATAATAGGTCTGGTTATTGCCTTTTTTGCTAAAAGTATATATATGCTTATTTTCGCTAGAGCTTTGCAGGGAAGTGGAGCTATACTTGCCTCTGGATATTCATGGCTTATTTGTAGTGTTGATAATAAAAAAAGACCTCGAGCTTTAAGTATTTTAGGAATGATTGTTGGTTTTTTTGCAGCATCAGCCTTTGCTTTAGGGCCTTTGATTAATAACTATATATCAGTAAGGCAAATGTTTCTAGTATGTGCGCTCTTAATTTCCTTAGTATGGTTTATCATATTGTTTTTCTTAAAAGACACTCATGATGAAAGTTCTTGTGCAATACCAGAAAATCAAATTAAGATAGGAGAAGGAATAAAAGTTTTATTGAAAAATAAAAAATTTCTAGCACTTAATTTAGCAGGATTTTTAAATAATTATATAATGGTATCAGTATTTTATATAGTCCCCATATATCTTGAAAAAATCACTGGTACTAGTGGCATGTGGAAAATTTTTATGCCTGCAGTAATTATCGCTATAATATTTATGAAGAAATCTATTATATATGTTGAAAAAGGCTCCAGTTCAAACTTAATTATGCTGGCCTTCATTTTAAGTGCCATAGGTATATGTTTTTATTTTAAGAATCAATCATTTTACTTTATATTGATAGGAAGTATATTATTTATGACAGGATATATTTTACTAGCTACGGTAATACCTTCTGCAGCTAATGATATTGCAGAAAATAGCTATAGAGGCGCGGCAAATGGAATAATAAATAGTTTTCAATATATTGGATCTTTTGTAGGTTCGGTTATCACCGGTCTCTTATGGAGTAATTACAAAAACATTGCTCTATTTTTAATAATAGCGGTATGTATAATGGGTCTATTTACTGTTAAAAAAACTAATCGAGGCTCTTTTAAGAAAATAAATTTAGGATAG
- a CDS encoding class I SAM-dependent methyltransferase, translating into MSEIAKRLNQCRKPTGDIGKAIAKDMNIAHFELTNWGFEKINIKKNDVILDIGCGGGRTVNRMASIATDGKTFGIDYSTDCVKWSKDYNEKFIKDGSVEILHASVEKIPFENNKFDVITAVETIYFWPNLIENFKEVKRVLKTSGKLIIICEMYSSERFKERNDEFVAISDMEIHTPEELRLILEKAGYNNIKIDLMEDRNWLCCVCE; encoded by the coding sequence ATGAGTGAAATTGCAAAAAGATTAAATCAATGTAGAAAGCCAACTGGTGATATAGGAAAAGCAATAGCAAAAGACATGAATATAGCACATTTTGAACTAACTAATTGGGGATTTGAGAAAATAAATATTAAAAAAAATGATGTTATATTAGATATAGGTTGCGGTGGAGGTAGAACAGTAAATAGAATGGCTTCAATAGCAACAGATGGCAAAACATTTGGTATAGATTATTCAACCGATTGTGTAAAATGGTCAAAAGATTATAATGAAAAATTTATAAAAGATGGTAGCGTAGAAATTCTTCATGCAAGTGTAGAAAAAATTCCATTTGAAAATAATAAATTTGATGTTATAACCGCAGTAGAAACTATTTACTTCTGGCCTAATCTTATTGAAAATTTTAAAGAGGTAAAAAGAGTTTTAAAAACATCAGGTAAACTTATTATAATATGTGAAATGTATTCTAGTGAAAGATTTAAAGAAAGAAATGATGAATTCGTTGCAATATCTGATATGGAAATACATACGCCTGAAGAATTGAGACTAATATTAGAAAAAGCAGGGTACAATAATATAAAAATAGATTTAATGGAAGATAGAAATTGGTTATGCTGTGTATGTGAATAG
- a CDS encoding helix-turn-helix transcriptional regulator — translation MELRNRVKELRARYNLSQGDLGKLADASRQTISLIERGDYSPSILLVLKIAKILKVSVEDIFYLEGVDENEDKKV, via the coding sequence ATGGAATTAAGAAACAGAGTAAAAGAGCTAAGGGCAAGATATAACCTTAGCCAAGGAGACCTTGGAAAACTAGCAGATGCGTCAAGACAAACCATAAGTCTTATAGAAAGAGGAGATTATTCCCCATCTATATTGCTGGTTTTAAAAATAGCAAAAATACTAAAAGTTAGTGTTGAAGATATATTTTATTTAGAGGGGGTAGATGAAAATGAAGATAAAAAGGTATAA
- a CDS encoding DUF3169 family protein, translated as MKIKRYKKFIIVMLISGLIGGMLGGFSEKISKLDLSFGGNMSNLISKVLFVISIIIIIYLIINTIYIKSNYMKVDLDNVPKVISRKVSNVILLSTVLSIIGLIGYAVVINKSFDKGSFYLIIVPTIILIIAAFVLMTTMKYSNYLNPNRKMYLYENEAEKKHFDKLDDGEKWVIYNCSYTTFNKMQKVYAAILVLIMVLSMFINVPIVACIMIGSIWIIQNLIYSFEARKYEKM; from the coding sequence ATGAAGATAAAAAGGTATAAAAAGTTTATAATAGTAATGTTAATATCCGGGCTTATAGGTGGAATGTTAGGTGGATTTTCTGAAAAAATATCAAAATTAGACTTGTCTTTTGGTGGAAATATGAGTAATTTAATTTCCAAAGTTTTATTTGTAATAAGTATAATCATTATAATATATTTAATAATAAATACAATTTATATAAAATCAAACTATATGAAAGTGGACTTAGACAATGTACCTAAAGTCATTAGTAGAAAGGTATCTAATGTTATTCTACTTTCTACTGTACTATCAATAATAGGTTTAATAGGGTATGCAGTAGTTATAAATAAGAGTTTTGATAAGGGTTCATTCTATTTAATTATAGTTCCTACAATTATTCTAATTATAGCGGCGTTTGTACTAATGACCACTATGAAATATTCTAATTATTTAAATCCAAATAGAAAAATGTATTTATATGAAAATGAAGCAGAAAAGAAACACTTTGATAAGTTAGACGATGGAGAGAAATGGGTGATTTATAATTGTAGTTATACAACATTTAATAAAATGCAAAAGGTATATGCTGCTATTCTTGTACTAATTATGGTGTTATCAATGTTTATAAATGTTCCAATTGTAGCATGTATAATGATTGGATCAATATGGATAATCCAGAATTTAATATACTCGTTTGAAGCAAGAAAATATGAAAAGATGTAG
- a CDS encoding MarR family winged helix-turn-helix transcriptional regulator, translating into MCSLISYDNKYSKSCTCGNLRKTTRTITQFYDKMLQPTGLRSTQCLLLMDIYYNQNISVTNLSNILLMDQSTVTRNVELLRKNGYIDIKKEEQDSRKKCITITDKGLKTLDLSVPIFASAQSTIEDGIGKERIKELLKTLKDIEKLVK; encoded by the coding sequence ATGTGTAGCCTAATTTCATATGATAACAAATATTCGAAAAGTTGTACTTGTGGGAACTTAAGAAAAACCACTCGTACAATAACTCAATTTTATGACAAAATGCTTCAACCAACTGGACTTCGGAGTACTCAATGTTTGTTACTTATGGATATTTATTACAATCAAAATATTTCTGTTACGAATCTTAGTAATATTTTACTAATGGACCAAAGTACTGTAACAAGAAATGTTGAGTTACTTAGAAAGAATGGTTATATTGACATTAAGAAAGAAGAGCAGGACTCTAGAAAAAAGTGCATAACTATAACTGATAAGGGATTAAAAACTCTTGATTTGTCTGTACCAATATTTGCGAGCGCACAAAGCACAATTGAAGATGGTATTGGTAAAGAAAGAATAAAAGAGTTATTAAAAACATTAAAGGATATTGAAAAATTAGTGAAATAA
- a CDS encoding nitroreductase family protein, producing the protein MDLITVNEEKCIKCGQCIKECPSFVLKMGEKGPEEVANTSCIACGHCVAVCPTEAIDNKKTPLKEQIDSKDFPKLNAEQAEHFLRARRSIRSYKDKSVSREELTKLVDIARLAPTGSNSQGISFVVVEDRKVVEKAVELTIRMIEKSPLKDGLKGLIRLYREDGVDGILRGAPNLIMTTADKGFSNARANSISSLTYLELFAPSLGIGTCWAGYFEYCAGIKGSPMLKLFNIPEGKTITAAVMVGYPKYTYKKLVDRNPLEVTYI; encoded by the coding sequence ATGGATCTTATAACTGTAAATGAAGAAAAATGTATTAAATGCGGACAATGTATTAAGGAATGCCCATCATTTGTTTTGAAAATGGGAGAAAAGGGCCCAGAAGAAGTAGCAAATACTAGTTGTATTGCCTGTGGACATTGTGTTGCTGTATGCCCAACTGAAGCTATAGATAATAAAAAAACACCACTTAAAGAGCAAATTGATTCAAAAGATTTTCCTAAATTAAATGCAGAGCAAGCTGAGCATTTTCTAAGGGCGCGTCGTTCTATAAGAAGTTACAAAGACAAATCTGTATCAAGAGAAGAATTAACAAAATTAGTTGATATTGCAAGGCTCGCTCCGACTGGAAGCAATAGTCAAGGTATATCATTTGTTGTAGTTGAGGACAGAAAAGTAGTTGAAAAAGCTGTCGAACTTACTATTCGAATGATAGAAAAATCTCCATTAAAAGATGGATTAAAAGGATTAATTAGGTTGTACAGGGAAGACGGAGTTGATGGAATTTTGCGTGGTGCTCCAAACTTAATTATGACTACTGCTGACAAAGGGTTTTCAAACGCTAGGGCTAATTCTATTTCTTCTTTGACTTATCTAGAATTATTTGCTCCTTCACTAGGAATTGGAACTTGTTGGGCAGGTTATTTTGAATACTGTGCAGGCATTAAGGGCTCACCGATGCTTAAATTGTTTAATATACCAGAAGGAAAAACGATAACAGCTGCTGTTATGGTTGGATATCCTAAGTATACATATAAGAAGTTAGTGGATAGAAATCCATTAGAGGTAACTTATATCTAA
- a CDS encoding sigma-54-dependent Fis family transcriptional regulator, translated as MEIEIGKEILTPEVLKNQLDVIKRSHARSVEYGIEKGTIFPRKMLKLEGRKDNISKNRKLLNAASRFMVTLYEFLKGSGFFIVLLDNECRILKIIGDEDVVEEALSLNMVVGAYMSESSIGTTAMGIAIKEQNPIQISEKEHFIAAYQRWTCSAAPIHDVDGTIIGLLNLTGGREKVQKHTLGLIVSAVKCIENQINVEYINNRLLETYRYMNTVVDSIYLGIYVINKEGILKTINKEACSILRIKEEDIIGKKVDTILPDWINIFEKIIKGNVYNNIEVTLSNETTKTRYNVSANPIEIDNEVKGLVVVFTAIKKVIKSVNKYSSGRAIYNFEDIVGDSLEIKKVIEYAKIISSSPSTVLIQGESGTGKELLAQSIHNYGDRSNKTFIAINCGAISKNLIESELFGYEEGSFTGARRGGCAGKFELSSGGTLFLDEIGEMPLDMQVNLLRVLQEGYITRVGGDKIIPVDVRIIAATYKDLKKEVEKGRFREDLYYRLSVIPIKIPSLIERKGDLPILIDHLLKIKANKLNKKLTIMSAGIYEKMLNYNWPGNIRELENCIENIVNLNGESTMVFGDDEKNKSINNDCLNKVLSLENKKIYTLAELEKNEIIKAMDQNECNMTKTAKDLGITRATLYSKIKRYNITR; from the coding sequence TTGGAGATTGAAATCGGGAAAGAAATTTTAACACCAGAAGTTTTAAAAAATCAATTAGATGTAATTAAAAGATCCCATGCGCGATCAGTAGAGTATGGCATTGAAAAAGGAACAATATTTCCTCGAAAAATGCTAAAACTAGAAGGACGAAAAGATAATATTAGTAAAAATAGAAAGCTTTTAAATGCAGCTTCTAGGTTTATGGTAACCTTATATGAATTTCTAAAGGGATCAGGTTTCTTTATAGTTTTACTTGATAATGAATGTCGCATTCTAAAAATAATAGGCGATGAAGATGTAGTAGAGGAAGCATTAAGTTTAAATATGGTAGTTGGCGCTTATATGTCAGAAAGTAGTATAGGAACAACTGCAATGGGTATTGCTATAAAGGAACAAAATCCTATTCAAATTTCTGAAAAAGAACATTTTATTGCAGCATATCAAAGATGGACTTGCTCTGCAGCACCAATTCATGATGTAGATGGAACTATAATTGGATTACTTAATTTAACTGGTGGTAGGGAAAAAGTTCAAAAACATACCTTGGGCCTTATAGTTTCGGCTGTGAAATGCATTGAAAATCAAATAAATGTTGAATATATAAATAATAGACTGCTAGAAACTTATCGATATATGAATACAGTAGTGGATTCTATTTATTTGGGCATTTATGTTATAAATAAAGAGGGGATTTTAAAAACCATTAATAAAGAAGCTTGTAGTATTTTACGTATTAAAGAAGAAGATATAATTGGTAAAAAAGTAGATACTATCCTGCCAGATTGGATAAATATATTTGAAAAGATTATAAAAGGAAATGTTTATAATAATATAGAGGTAACTCTAAGCAATGAAACTACAAAAACTAGATACAATGTATCTGCAAATCCAATAGAAATTGATAACGAAGTTAAAGGCTTGGTTGTTGTGTTTACTGCAATAAAAAAGGTAATTAAATCTGTGAATAAATATAGTAGTGGTAGAGCAATTTACAATTTTGAGGATATTGTTGGTGATAGCCTAGAAATTAAAAAAGTAATAGAATATGCAAAAATAATAAGTTCTTCCCCATCTACTGTTCTTATTCAAGGTGAAAGCGGAACTGGGAAAGAACTTTTGGCTCAATCTATACATAATTACGGAGATAGAAGCAATAAAACATTTATAGCTATTAATTGCGGAGCTATCTCTAAAAATCTTATAGAAAGTGAATTATTTGGTTATGAGGAGGGTTCTTTTACAGGAGCTAGAAGGGGAGGCTGTGCAGGTAAGTTTGAACTTTCAAGTGGTGGAACGCTTTTCTTAGATGAGATAGGTGAGATGCCGCTTGATATGCAAGTTAATCTTTTAAGGGTTCTGCAAGAAGGTTATATAACTAGAGTCGGAGGAGATAAAATAATTCCTGTGGATGTAAGAATTATAGCTGCAACATATAAGGATTTAAAAAAAGAAGTTGAAAAAGGAAGATTTAGAGAGGACTTATACTATAGGTTAAGCGTTATTCCAATAAAAATCCCATCACTTATAGAAAGAAAAGGAGATTTACCGATTCTTATTGATCATCTTTTGAAGATAAAAGCCAATAAATTAAACAAGAAACTTACAATTATGAGCGCAGGTATATATGAAAAAATGTTAAATTATAATTGGCCAGGAAACATAAGGGAATTAGAAAATTGCATTGAAAATATAGTGAATTTGAATGGTGAAAGTACAATGGTTTTTGGTGATGATGAAAAAAACAAATCTATAAATAATGACTGTTTAAATAAAGTATTAAGTTTAGAAAATAAAAAGATTTATACCTTAGCAGAACTCGAAAAGAATGAAATAATAAAAGCAATGGATCAAAATGAGTGTAATATGACCAAAACAGCAAAAGATTTAGGAATAACTAGAGCAACTTTGTATTCTAAAATAAAAAGGTACAATATAACTAGATGA
- the adhE gene encoding bifunctional acetaldehyde-CoA/alcohol dehydrogenase, translating to MKVVNNEVPEKTTTQRVTNAQELDIRMAQVRAAQKEYSTFTQEQVDQIFKAASMAANDQRIPLAKIAVEETGMGLVEDKVIKNHFASEYIYNCYKDSQTVGVFENDEAGGISKIYEPIGVLAAVVPTTNPTSTGIFKALIALKTRNGIVFSPHPGAKKCTIAAIKVVRDAAVAAGAPKDIIAWVDEPSIELSGLVMKSADLILATGGPGMVQAAYSSGKPAVGVGSGNTPAIIDDTADIKMAVSSILLSKNFDYGTICASEQTVIVMESIYDEVRKEFIKRGAYFLTPDETEKIRKVILVDGRLNPKQVGRSASTIAFLGGIKLPEETKVLIGEIESVELEEEFSHEKLSTVLGMYKVKTFEEALAKAERLVVLGGYGHSSVLWTHRTKSKDRIAKFSSLMRTGRIMINMPSSQGGIGDIFNFKTTPSLTLGCGSWGGNSVSENVGIKQLLNIKNLAQRRENMLWFKVPSRVYFKYGCIEKAIQELKVLGKKKVFIVTDQILVDLGIVHRATKVLTELGIEFKVFSDVLPDPTLATARAGVEQLNGFKPDTIMSIGGGSPIDAAKIMWVLYEHPEVKFEDLAMRFMDIRKRVYTFPVLGSKCYMVAVPTTAGTGSEVTPFAVITDEKTGAKYPLADYELLPNMAIIDAELMTNMPRGLTAASGIDALTHGLESYVSVMASPFSDGLALEAIKEIFKNLPLAYNEGQTNIKAREGMAHASAMAGMAFGNAFLGVCHSMAHKLGSKHHVPHGVANALLINEVIKYNAVDNPRKQGTFPQYEYPNAKRKYAMVSEALNLGGSTDDEKVDLLIKAIQVLKDQVNIPKSISAAGVKKEDFYATLDEMCELAFDDQCTGANPRYPLIKEIKAMYIKVFE from the coding sequence ATGAAAGTGGTAAATAATGAAGTTCCGGAGAAGACAACTACCCAAAGGGTTACAAATGCGCAGGAATTAGATATAAGAATGGCTCAGGTTAGAGCAGCGCAAAAGGAGTATTCAACTTTCACACAAGAACAGGTAGACCAAATATTTAAAGCCGCATCTATGGCAGCAAATGACCAAAGAATTCCACTAGCCAAAATAGCTGTTGAAGAAACAGGAATGGGACTTGTAGAAGATAAAGTTATAAAAAATCATTTTGCTTCTGAATATATATATAATTGTTATAAAGATTCACAAACTGTTGGAGTTTTCGAAAATGATGAAGCCGGTGGTATATCTAAAATTTATGAACCAATTGGAGTACTAGCTGCAGTTGTACCAACTACAAATCCAACATCTACAGGAATATTCAAAGCCCTTATAGCTTTAAAAACCAGAAATGGAATCGTTTTCTCTCCGCATCCAGGAGCTAAAAAATGTACCATTGCAGCAATTAAAGTAGTTAGGGATGCAGCAGTAGCAGCAGGTGCACCAAAAGATATAATTGCATGGGTAGACGAGCCTTCCATAGAACTTTCAGGGCTTGTTATGAAATCAGCAGATTTAATACTTGCAACGGGTGGGCCAGGAATGGTTCAAGCTGCTTATTCATCAGGAAAACCAGCTGTTGGCGTTGGCTCAGGAAATACACCAGCAATTATTGATGACACAGCTGATATTAAAATGGCTGTAAGTTCAATTTTACTTTCTAAGAATTTTGATTATGGAACAATATGCGCGTCTGAGCAGACTGTAATCGTTATGGAGAGTATTTATGATGAAGTTAGAAAAGAATTTATTAAAAGAGGAGCTTATTTTCTTACACCAGATGAAACAGAAAAAATAAGAAAAGTAATATTAGTTGATGGTAGATTAAATCCGAAGCAGGTAGGTAGATCGGCTTCAACAATAGCTTTCCTTGGAGGAATTAAACTTCCTGAAGAAACAAAAGTTCTTATAGGTGAAATTGAATCCGTAGAACTTGAAGAAGAATTTTCACATGAAAAATTATCTACGGTACTTGGTATGTATAAGGTTAAAACTTTTGAGGAAGCACTAGCTAAAGCGGAAAGACTTGTTGTACTTGGAGGCTATGGTCACAGCAGCGTATTATGGACTCATAGAACTAAGTCTAAAGATAGAATAGCCAAGTTTAGTTCACTTATGAGAACAGGAAGAATTATGATTAACATGCCATCCTCTCAAGGTGGAATAGGTGATATATTCAACTTTAAGACTACTCCTTCATTAACACTTGGTTGTGGATCATGGGGTGGGAATTCTGTTTCAGAAAATGTTGGAATTAAACAGCTATTGAATATTAAGAATTTAGCGCAGAGGAGAGAAAATATGCTTTGGTTTAAAGTTCCATCAAGAGTTTATTTTAAATATGGTTGCATTGAGAAAGCGATTCAAGAATTAAAGGTATTAGGCAAAAAGAAAGTATTTATAGTGACTGATCAGATTCTTGTTGATCTTGGAATTGTGCATAGAGCCACAAAAGTTTTAACAGAACTTGGAATAGAGTTTAAGGTGTTCTCAGATGTGTTACCAGATCCAACCCTTGCTACAGCAAGAGCAGGTGTTGAACAATTAAATGGATTTAAACCAGATACAATTATGTCAATTGGTGGAGGATCACCAATTGATGCAGCTAAAATCATGTGGGTATTATATGAACACCCAGAAGTCAAATTTGAAGATTTAGCTATGAGATTTATGGACATTAGAAAAAGAGTTTATACATTCCCTGTACTGGGCTCAAAATGTTATATGGTTGCAGTGCCAACTACAGCAGGTACTGGATCAGAAGTCACTCCATTTGCAGTAATTACTGATGAAAAAACAGGAGCTAAATATCCTTTAGCTGATTATGAATTACTTCCCAATATGGCTATAATAGATGCAGAGCTTATGACGAATATGCCAAGAGGATTAACTGCAGCTTCAGGTATAGATGCTTTAACTCATGGGTTAGAATCTTATGTATCAGTTATGGCTTCACCATTTAGTGATGGATTAGCACTAGAAGCTATAAAAGAAATATTTAAGAATTTACCACTTGCATATAATGAAGGTCAAACAAACATAAAAGCAAGAGAAGGAATGGCTCATGCTTCAGCAATGGCTGGTATGGCGTTTGGTAATGCATTTCTAGGAGTTTGTCATTCAATGGCACATAAATTAGGATCAAAACATCATGTACCACATGGCGTCGCTAATGCATTATTAATTAATGAAGTTATAAAATATAATGCTGTAGATAACCCAAGAAAACAAGGTACTTTCCCACAATATGAATATCCGAATGCTAAGAGAAAATATGCAATGGTTTCAGAAGCGCTAAACTTAGGCGGAAGCACGGATGACGAAAAGGTAGACTTACTAATTAAAGCTATTCAAGTATTAAAAGATCAAGTTAACATTCCTAAATCAATAAGTGCAGCAGGGGTTAAAAAGGAAGATTTTTATGCAACACTCGATGAAATGTGTGAACTAGCGTTTGATGATCAGTGTACAGGTGCTAATCCAAGATACCCATTAATTAAAGAAATTAAGGCAATGTATATTAAAGTGTTTGAATAA
- a CDS encoding methyl-accepting chemotaxis protein, which yields MKNIKRKRINLRSLKVRLLVVLVILCLAPISLLGIITYNKSHAILESKVKLTSAQTLVEVNRGITNYLVGIQGYVDMLAANIDLKSLQQHPEFKPYALGALQSVKDSRKDLINVYFASSNKNMLEYPFHKLSKGYDPTTRPWYTEAVANKGKVIFTEPYRGASNGLMMFSIAKAVEQNGQVIGVVSTDINLTSMANSLSSIKIGNNGYASVISTQGVMIANPDKTLLGGNEVKSLSYWNNVKVNKEGVENLIYKGINNYCVYTTNALTGWKIIAYMPTTELLNDTNVLKNITLLIILILGIIAIFVSIILSKSITAKLDKLEHIFSKASEGDLSVHVDIKSKDEFGELGNHFNIMITNISNLIKKVKDTADTISTSSEEINKMSSETAVAVEEVSLTIDQVANGSSDQAQDIATGADSVRKLGNSIDNIKTLAIKIDTVSKKTNDLSENGLNVVNILIEKTEEANASAQKVTVVIEEMNTVSENIGAITETINSIASQTNLLALNAAIEAARAGEAGKGFSVVADEIRKLAEQSAASTKQIQELILKVKEKSVQAVLTMEASKDVVENQTNAVIETKSIFNKISESISNLKVGADEISSSIAETNIQKDDIVDKMQSIAAVSEESCASTEEVSATTEEITATMNEFSNTAENMKTLVDVLELEISQFKL from the coding sequence ATGAAGAATATTAAAAGAAAACGGATTAACTTAAGAAGTTTAAAGGTTAGATTATTAGTAGTACTCGTCATTCTATGTTTAGCACCCATAAGTTTACTCGGAATAATTACTTACAATAAATCTCACGCTATTTTAGAATCTAAAGTTAAATTAACTTCTGCGCAAACATTGGTAGAAGTTAACAGAGGAATTACTAACTATTTAGTTGGCATACAGGGGTATGTGGATATGTTAGCCGCCAATATTGATTTAAAATCATTGCAACAACACCCTGAATTTAAACCTTATGCTTTAGGGGCATTACAATCTGTTAAGGACAGTAGAAAAGACTTAATTAATGTGTATTTTGCAAGTTCTAATAAAAATATGCTGGAATATCCTTTTCATAAACTTTCTAAAGGGTATGACCCAACCACTAGGCCATGGTATACCGAAGCGGTAGCAAATAAAGGGAAAGTAATTTTCACAGAACCTTATAGAGGTGCTAGTAATGGACTAATGATGTTTTCAATTGCAAAAGCCGTAGAACAAAACGGACAAGTAATAGGTGTAGTTTCTACAGATATTAATCTAACCTCTATGGCAAATAGCCTATCTTCAATTAAAATAGGTAATAATGGGTATGCCTCTGTGATAAGCACACAAGGAGTAATGATTGCTAATCCTGATAAAACTTTACTCGGAGGGAATGAAGTAAAGTCGTTATCTTATTGGAATAATGTTAAAGTAAATAAAGAAGGTGTAGAAAACCTTATTTACAAAGGAATAAATAATTATTGCGTTTATACAACTAATGCATTAACAGGCTGGAAAATTATAGCGTATATGCCTACGACTGAATTATTAAATGATACAAATGTTTTAAAAAATATTACCCTTCTAATTATCCTAATATTAGGTATAATAGCCATATTTGTGTCCATAATATTAAGTAAGTCCATAACCGCAAAGCTTGATAAATTGGAGCATATATTTAGCAAGGCTTCTGAGGGTGATTTATCAGTACATGTAGATATAAAATCTAAAGATGAATTTGGTGAATTAGGAAACCATTTTAATATTATGATTACTAATATATCTAATCTTATTAAGAAGGTTAAAGATACGGCTGATACTATTTCAACATCATCTGAAGAAATAAATAAGATGTCTAGTGAAACTGCAGTGGCAGTAGAGGAAGTATCCTTAACTATTGATCAAGTTGCAAATGGTAGCTCAGATCAAGCTCAAGATATTGCCACTGGTGCAGACTCTGTTCGAAAACTAGGTAATAGTATTGACAATATAAAAACATTAGCTATTAAGATAGATACGGTATCTAAAAAGACTAACGACTTAAGTGAAAACGGCTTAAATGTGGTGAATATACTTATAGAGAAAACCGAAGAAGCAAATGCCTCAGCTCAAAAGGTTACAGTTGTTATTGAGGAAATGAATACAGTAAGTGAAAATATTGGAGCTATAACTGAAACTATAAATAGTATTGCATCACAAACTAATCTTTTAGCTTTAAATGCTGCTATAGAAGCAGCTAGGGCAGGAGAAGCTGGCAAAGGTTTCTCAGTGGTCGCAGATGAAATAAGAAAACTAGCAGAGCAGTCTGCAGCTTCCACAAAGCAAATTCAAGAATTGATTTTAAAGGTTAAAGAAAAATCAGTACAAGCAGTTTTGACAATGGAAGCTTCTAAAGATGTAGTAGAGAATCAGACAAATGCAGTAATAGAAACTAAATCAATATTTAATAAGATTTCCGAGTCTATAAGCAATCTTAAAGTCGGAGCAGATGAAATTTCTTCTTCTATAGCAGAAACTAACATTCAAAAGGATGACATAGTTGATAAAATGCAAAGCATTGCTGCGGTAAGTGAAGAGTCTTGTGCAAGTACAGAGGAAGTTTCCGCAACAACAGAAGAAATAACAGCAACCATGAATGAATTTAGTAATACTGCAGAAAATATGAAAACTCTCGTGGATGTCTTAGAATTAGAAATCTCACAATTTAAGTTATAA